Proteins co-encoded in one Rattus rattus isolate New Zealand chromosome 5, Rrattus_CSIRO_v1, whole genome shotgun sequence genomic window:
- the LOC116900587 gene encoding transmembrane and coiled-coil domain-containing protein 5B yields the protein MEDVGQNPLDDEDEITEIPTLEAIKQNLKYLNSDLEKDLQRLDEANQTLLRKIQKKEESIQSLERDIALSIGRVPERDDFNEIIVQKETALKDLELEIAKLEKKNKTLSKNVMELQKKISKGTKNAVSDPETLRKKVAELKVKLQKSTESCAQQEKEIAKMESDYQSVFQLCEDQAHYIKKYQEILREMEKEKEVMLLEKEISKAQNDSSQVVKPGSTLVETIQSNMEKNIIKKQKRKFWLRHFRYLFFMIMIVFRLLGYVFFHLQYINPDFLVDTLPMLMSRSSLKWLRDILFPFLTLEVEDVLPH from the exons ATGGAAGACGTTGGACAGAACCCGTTGGATGATGA GGATGAGATTACAGAAATACCAACTTTAGAAGCCATAAAACAGAATCTCAAGTACCTGAACTCTGACCTTGAAAAGGATCTACAGCGGCTGGATGAGGCCAATCAGACTCTTCTTAGAAAgattcaaaagaaagaagaatctatACAAAG TCTTGAAAGAGATATTGCCCTGTCCATAGGAAGAGTCCCAGAGAGGGATGACTTCAATGAGATCATAGTACAGAAGGAGACTGCCTTGAAGGACCTGGAGCTGGAGATAGCAAAGCTG gagaaaaagaataagacCCTAAGCAAGAATGTGATGGAACTTCAGAAGAAG ATTTCAAAAGGAACTAAGAATGCTGTCTCTGATCCAGAAaccctgagaaagaaagtagcAGAACTCAAG GTGAAACTACAAAAGTCAACCGAGTCCTGTGcacaacaagagaaagaaatcgCCAAG atGGAAAGTGACTACCAATCTGTATTTCAGCTCTGTGAAGACCAGGCCCACTATATAAAG AAATACCAAGAAATTctgagggagatggagaaggaaaaagaagtgatgctgcttgaaaaagaaat ATCCAAAGCCCAGAATGACTCTTCCCAAGTAGTGAAACCGGGGTCAACTCTGGTAGAGACCATTCAAAGCAACATG GAGAAGAACATCAttaagaaacagaagaggaagtttTGGCTTAG GCACTTCCGGTACCTTTTCTTCATGATCATGATCGTCTTCCGGTTACTGGGCTATGTGTTCTTCCACCTGCAGTATATAAACCCGGACTTTCTCGTGGACACCCTGCCCATGCTGATGAGCAGAAGCAGCTTGAAGTGGCTAAGGGACATATTGTTTCCCTTCCTTACCCTAGAAGTGGAGGATGTGCTCCCACACTAG